A single region of the Patescibacteria group bacterium genome encodes:
- a CDS encoding alpha/beta hydrolase: MKKVFIIHGLGGSPNGGWRPWLMGELQKRDIYACALSMPSPEEPVLAEWVGEIARHVDRNGQDELYLVGHSLGVPAILRYLESAGARALAGAVFVSGPCEPTANPKGGDFLAAPFDFALIRSRIGPCAVIHGDNDQVVPLAQAEKLSRALDARLTLIKNGGHLNGSGGWYALPECLEELLRLMGQTE, translated from the coding sequence ATGAAAAAAGTCTTCATCATCCACGGCCTCGGAGGGTCGCCGAACGGCGGCTGGCGTCCCTGGCTCATGGGCGAACTGCAGAAGCGGGATATCTATGCCTGCGCGCTCTCGATGCCGAGTCCGGAAGAACCAGTACTCGCCGAGTGGGTCGGCGAGATCGCCCGGCACGTTGACCGGAACGGCCAGGACGAATTGTATCTGGTCGGCCACAGCCTCGGAGTTCCGGCGATCCTGCGGTATCTGGAGTCGGCCGGCGCCCGTGCGCTGGCCGGGGCTGTGTTCGTATCCGGTCCCTGCGAGCCGACCGCGAATCCGAAGGGCGGCGATTTTTTGGCCGCGCCTTTCGATTTCGCCCTGATCAGATCCCGGATCGGTCCGTGCGCCGTGATCCACGGCGATAACGACCAAGTGGTGCCGCTGGCGCAGGCGGAGAAATTATCCCGGGCGCTGGACGCCAGGCTGACGCTCATCAAGAATGGCGGTCACCTGAACGGTTCGGGCGGCTGGTACGCGCTGCCGGAGTGCCTGGAAGAATTGCTGCGACTGATGGGACAGACGGAATAG